Proteins encoded in a region of the Xylocopa sonorina isolate GNS202 chromosome 11, iyXylSono1_principal, whole genome shotgun sequence genome:
- the LOC143429300 gene encoding odorant receptor 30a-like, which produces MLKYTVLLYRTDEFRKVLHEIRDDWFNAMEGNRAIFRTKAKIGQNMVMAMAIIMYTSGICYRTLPLSKGRIVLPGNTTMRLLPCPSYFVFFNEQASPYYEIIFIMQLLEGMLMYTIFCGTLGAFAVLSLHICSLLVILMNKMIELTNQSDVSEDGVHRKIFDIIECQTKIKRFMNDMNKITQYLCFIEIFVDTCNFCTSGYCLITVQEWKQSNSTNIAIYFSFQALNVYTIFMMCYIGQLVIDESNNVRLTSVTLNWYRFPMKKARCLIPVIIVSSYPIKLTAGKVVDVSLNTFIDVSNEMFASIVLQFSNILAS; this is translated from the exons ATGCTCAAGTATACGGTTCTCTTATATCGAACGGACGAGTTCAGAAAAGTGCTGCACGAGATAAGGGACGACTGGTTCAACGCCATGGAAGGAAATCGAGCGATTTTTCGTACTAAAGCGAAGATCGGTCAAAACATGGTGATGGCAATGGCCATAATTATGTACACTTCAGGTATCTGTTACAGAACGCTTCCACTTTCGAAGGGCAGAATCGTTCTACCTGGTAATACCACCATGAGGCTGCTACCTTGTCCCAGTTATTTCGTCTTCTTCAACGAACAAGCCAGTCCGTACTacgaaataatttttataatgcAACTTCTCGAGGGGATGCTTATGTATACGATATTCTGTGGCACTTTGGGAGCTTTTGCTGTGCTCTCGTTGCATATTTGTAGTTTACTGGTAATTCTCATGAACAAGATGATCGAGCTTACGAATCAAAGTGACGTGAGCGAAGACGGTGTGCATCGGAAGATCTTCGATATCATCGAGTGCCAAACGAAAATTAAAAG ATTTATGAACGATATGAATAAGATCACGCAGTATCTTTGTTTCATCGAGATTTTCGTTGACACGTGCAACTTCTGCACGAGCGGTTACTGTTTAATCACGGTACAA GAATGGAAACAGAGCAATTCGaccaatattgcgatttacttCTCGTTCCAAGCGCTGAACGTTTATACCATTTTCATGATGTGTTACATCGGTCAACTTGTCATCGATGAA AGCAACAATGTCAGATTGACGTCGGTCACGCTGAATTGGTACCGTTTCCCAATGAAAAAGGCGCGCTGTTTGATACCAGTGATTATTGTGTCAAGTTATCCGATAAAACTTACAGCAGGCAAAGTGGTTGACGTATCCTTGAACACGTTCATCGATGTGAGTAACGAAATGTTTGCTAGCATCGTCCTCCAGTTCTCCAACATTTTAGCGTCctga
- the LOC143429301 gene encoding odorant receptor 43a-like: MDREKRAEEDLKRSLRYVRRFLRIVGAWPRPISAPLRSRILDWCLILTSYLMQLLVLIPGFLHIVTKEKVRERQLQKFMPHVTGLGQLFKYTIILCKTSEFRQVLNKIRDDWLMATEEHRLILIAKAKIGHKVVLTMFYVLYFSGVCYRTILPLSIGRIVLPNNTTMRILPCPSYFVFIDEQASPYYEIIFVIQVLEGMLMYTIVCGTVGAYAVLSLHICSLLTILVNKMIELSNKSDTSEDVIKQRIFDIVEYQTRVKRFLSKVEEIASYLCFIEVVCDTSLVCAIGYCIVTEWEHSNATAIMIYLMFQTLCIFTTFMICYIGQLIIEESNNVRLTSITLDWYRFPTKEARCLIPIIIASSYPIKLTICKVQEISLSTFTDLMKTSLAYLNILRKVA, from the exons ATGGATCGAGAGAAACGCGCGGAGGAGGACTTGAAACGGTCCTTGAGATACGTTCGAAGATTTCTGCGAATCGTGGGCGCCTGGCCCAGACCAATCTCCGCGCCCTTGCGCTCCAGAATTCTGGATTGGTGTTTGATCCTTACCTCGTATCTGATGCAACTGCTGGTCCTGATTCCTGGCTTCCTGCACATCGTAACGAAGGAGAAAGTCCGCGAGAGGCAATTGCAAAAGTTCATGCCACACGTGACTGGCTTGGGTCAATTGTTCAAATACACGATCATCCTCTGCAAGACGAGCGAATTTCGCCAAGTGTTGAACAAGATCAGAGACGATTGGTTGATGGCCACTGAAGAACATCGACTGATCTTGATCGCGAAGGCGAAGATCGGTCATAAAGTGGTTTTAACAATGTTCTACGTTTTATACTTCAGCGGTGTGTGTTACAGGACGATTCTTCCGCTTTCGATAGGAAGAATCGTCCTACCAAATAACACCACCATGAGAATATTACCTTGTCCAAGTTACTTCGTCTTCATCGACGAACAAGCCAGTCCGTACTACGAGATAATCTTCGTAATACAAGTTCTCGAGGGGATGCTTATGTATACGATCGTATGTGGCACTGTGGGGGCGTATGCCGTGCTCTCTTTGCATATTTGCAGTTTACTGACGATTCTGGTGAACAAGATGATCGAGCTTTCGAATAAATCAGACACGAGCGAGGATGTTATTAAGCAGAGGATCTTCGATATCGTTGAGTATCAAACGCGCGTCAAACG ATTTTTGAGTAAAGTGGAGGAAATCGCGTCCTATCTTTGTTTCATCGAAGTCGTCTGCGACACGAGTCTCGTGTGCGCGATCGGGTACTGTATTGTCACG GAATGGGAGCACAGCAACGCGACAGCTATAATGATTTACCTCATGTTCCAAACGCTTTGCATATTCACTACCTTCATGATCTGTTATATCGGTCAACTCATCATCGAGGAA AGCAACAACGTCAGACTGACGTCCATCACGCTGGACTGGTATCGTTTCCCAACGAAGGAAGCTCGCTGCTTAATACCGATCATTATCGCGTCGAGTTATCCAATAAAACTGACGATATGCAAAGTGCAAGAGATCTCTTTATCCACGTTCACTGAT ctGATGAAAACATCGTTGGCGTACTTAAATATACTGAGAAAAGTAGCATAG
- the LOC143429302 gene encoding odorant receptor 4-like produces MPRTRNVEEDLKQAFRFVQAHLVFLGAWPSFSKTPLHFKILRWCRVFVVIFLQLSLVVPAILYMILKEKNGKRKVSLMAPIVFSMGQAAKYLTMLYRKNDFGKMLNMIKKDWLNATEEDQHTLRANARIGYKVALLVAISMSGSGLFYRVILPLTKGTIVLPNNVTIRLLPCQVYFVFFDVQLSPYFEMVFTLQVCTGIVNYATQTGTVGVFAILCLHICSLLRILIGKLIELTRETDFSEKVLHEKIVDIVEYQTKIKGFIANVELITQYLCFYEIVDDTCITCILGYCTIVEFENHNYTAIAIYFFVYASCTSFTFALCYVGQHLIDESTNLAETSNTLRWYRLPTKKARSLVPVIIMSNYPIKLTAAKLIDVSLATFTDIMKTSMGYLNLLREVT; encoded by the exons ATGCCTCGAACGAGGAACGTCGAGGAGGACCTGAAGCAGGCCTTCAGGTTCGTGCAAGCGCATTTAGTGTTTCTCGGTGCGTGGCCCAGTTTCAGCAAGACTCCATTGCATTTCAAGATTCTGCGATGGTGCAGAGTCTTCGTGGTAATTTTCTTGCAATTGTCACTCGTGGTACCAGCTATTTTGTACATGATACTGAAGGAGAAGAACGGGAAGAGGAAAGTGAGCCTGATGGCGCCAATTGTGTTCAGTATGGGCCAAGCAGCCAAGTATCTGACCATGCTGTACAGAAAGAACGACTTTGGAAAGATGTTGAACATGATTAAGAAGGACTGGCTGAACGCCACGGAAGAGGACCAGCACACTTTGCGAGCGAACGCGAGGATCGGGTACAAAGTGGCGTTGCTGGTGGCCATTTCGATGTCTGGCAGCGGTTTGTTCTATCGTGTCATTCTTCCTCTTACGAAAGGCACGATCGTGCTGCCCAATAACGTTACGATCAGATTGTTACCCTGTCAAGTTTACTTCGTCTTTTTCGACGTGCAACTCAGTCCGTACTTCGAGATGGTCTTCACGTTGCAAGTTTGCACTGGTATTGTGAACTACGCGACGCAAACTGGGACCGTCGGTGTCTTCGCGATCCTCTGCTTGCACATATGCAGTTTACTGAGGATTTTGATAGGTAAACTGATCGAGTTAACCAGAGAAACGGATTTTAGTGAGAAAGTACTGCATGAGAAGATCGTGGACATCGTCGAGTATCAAACGAAAATAAAAGG ATTTATAGCCAACGTCGAACTGATCACGCAGTATCTGTGCTTCTACGAGATCGTCGACGACACGTGCATTACATGCATACTCGGATATTGTACTATCGTG GAATTTGAGAACCATAATTACACAGCTATAGCGATCTACTTCTTCGTGTACGCGTCTTGTACTTCCTTCACTTTCGCGCTCTGTTACGTGGGCCAACATCTGATCGACGAA AGCACTAATCTCGCTGAAACGTCGAACACGTTAAGATGGTATCGACTTCCAACGAAAAAAGCACGCAGTTTGGTACCAGTCATCATCATGTCGAATTATCCGATCAAATTAACCGCGGCGAAGTTAATAGACGTGTCACTGGCAACTTTCACAGAT ATAATGAAGACGTCGATGGGATATTTGAATCTGTTACGCGAAGTCACTTAA
- the LOC143428766 gene encoding odorant receptor 4-like: MIGVWPIPATSSSFSKLLQRLEHVLAYFLFFLIMVPSVLHVFLKEKSNKKRLKLMGPIINSGMQIFKYTILLYRYKEIQNALEAIRQDWINATVENRLIFHSKAKIGRRVVLISAVTMYSSGICYRTIVPLLRGTIVTPDNVTIRPLPCPGYFGFLNVQRTPFYEIMFTLQVMSGLVSYSVIGGTCGISTILVLHACSMLNILVNKIKALVDKTDMTEVIVRRRIKQIVEYQTKIKRFFNNVETIMEYICLTEMVGGSCLICLAEYYFLMEWQDRNTTATFVCIMLGVSFTFCVFILCYIGQLLVDENKIVGQTSCTVNWYRLPVKHARCLTLVIAMSNYPMKLKAGKMIEVSLATFTDVMKMSIGYLNLLREVV, translated from the exons ATGATCGGGGTATGGCCCATTCCAGCTACCTCTTCCTCCTTCTCCAAGTTGTTGCAAAGATTGGAGCACGTCCTCGCGTACTTCCTGTTCTTCCTGATAATGGTACCCAGCGTGTTGCACGTATTTCTGAAAGAGAAGAGCAATAAGAAGAGGCTGAAGCTGATGGGTCCGATCATAAACAGTGGCATGCAGATATTCAAGTACACGATACTCCTGTACCGATACAAGGAGATCCAGAATGCACTAGAGGCGATCAGACAGGACTGGATCAACGCCACGGTGGAGAATCGATTGATTTTCCATTCGAAGGCGAAAATTGGAAGAAGGGTGGTGCTGATCTCAGCAGTGACGATGTACAGCAGTGGTATCTGCTATCGCACGATCGTTCCCCTTTTGAGAGGGACCATCGTCACCCCTGATAACGTCACCATAAGACCTTTACCTTGTCCTGGTTACTTTGGTTTTCTGAACGTGCAACGTACACCGTTTTACGAGATAATGTTCACGCTCCAAGTTATGTCTGGTCTCGTTTCCTACTCCGTGATTGGCGGCACCTGCGGCATTTCCACCATTTTGGTCCTCCACGCGTGCAGCATGCTCAATATCCTGGTGAACAAGATAAAGGCGCTCGTGGATAAAACGGACATGACTGAGGTAATCGTGCGACGGAGGATAAAGCAGATCGTTGAGTATCAGACGAAAATAAAGAG ATTTTTTAACAACGTTGAAACTATTATGGAGTACATCTGTTTAACCGAAATGGTGGGCGGTTCGTGTTTGATATGCCTCGCGGAATACTATTTTCTCATG GAATGGCAGGATAGGAACACAACGGCTACGTTTGTCTGTATCATGTTAGGTGTATCGTTTACCTTCTGCGTTTTCATACTTTGCTACATTGGTCAACTTCTCGTCGACGAA AATAAAATCGTGGGTCAGACGTCTTGCACGGTAAATTGGTATCGTTTACCAGTGAAACACGCGCGGTGTTTAACGTTGGTCATCGCCATGTCCAATTACCCGATGAAACTGAAAGCTGGAAAAATGATCGAAGTGTCTTTGGCCACTTTTACAGAT GTAATGAAAATGTCGATTGGTTACTTGAACTTACTTCGCGAAGTAGTTTAA
- the LOC143429303 gene encoding odorant receptor 43a-like, producing the protein MHRTRIAEEDLRRSLRLVRPLLRIVGAWPRPLASPTSSKLLDRSLIFLSYFVQFLVLFPSFLYVFVKEKNSRRQMKMLMPHINGFGQLCKYSILLYRMNEFRTTLEDIRDDWLNAKEENRLILRTNAKIGHKVVLIVAMTLYSGGLCYRTILPLSKGKIVLPDNTTIRLLPCPSYFVLFNEQITPYYEIIFALQVLGGFLTYTILCGTLGIFAFFSLHMCSLLNILVNKMLELTNQTDTSERAVQDKIARIIEYQTKIKRFLAKIEQITPYLCFIEIVNQTGMACVLGYCIIMEWEDSNATAILIYLLIQITSISITFTTCYVGQLLIDASNNVRRTATTLNWYRFPTKKARYLVLMIIMSNRPTKLTAGKVVDVSLATFTDIMKASMGYLNVLRGVV; encoded by the exons atgcaTCGAACAAGAATCGCTGAGGAGGATTTGAGGCGTTCCTTAAGGCTCGTGCGTCCACTCCTGAGGATCGTCGGCGCCTGGCCAAGGCCATTAGCGTCTCCAACGTCCTCCAAACTCCTAGATCGTTCTCTGATCTTCCTCTCCTATTTCGTTCAATTCCTCGTTCTGTTTCCAAGCTTTCTGTACGTGTTCGTGAAAGAGAAGAACAGCAGAAGGCAGATGAAGATGTTAATGCCTCACATAAACGGTTTTGGTCAACTCTGCAAATACTCGATCCTACTGTACCGAATGAACGAATTCAGGACGACGTTGGAGGATATCAGAGACGATTGGTTGAACGCCAAGGAAGAGAATCGACTGATACTTCGAACGAACGCAAAAATCGGACACAAGGTTGTTTTAATAGTCGCCATGACTTTATACTCTGGAGGTTTGTGTTATAGGACCATACTTCCGCTTTCGAAGGGGAAGATCGTTCTGCCTGATAACACCACCATAAGACTTCTACCCTGTCCGAGTTACTTTGTACTTTTCAACGAACAAATCACTCCGTACTATGAAATCATCTTCGCGCTGCAAGTTCTAGGCGGATTCCTGACTTACACCATTTTGTGCGGCACTCTAGGGATATTCGCGTTCTTCTCGTTGCACATGTGCAGTTTACTGAATATCCTGGTGAACAAGATGTTGGAGCTGACGAATCAAACAGACACGAGCGAGAGAGCTGTTCAAGACAAGATCGCGAGGATTATCGAGTATCAGACGAAGATCAAAAG ATTTTTAGCAAAAATCGAACAAATCACGCCGTATCTCTGTTTCATCGAAATCGTCAATCAAACGGGTATGGCCTGTGTCCTGGGATATTGTATCATCATG GAATGGGAAGACAGCAACGCGACAGCTATATTAATTTATCTTCTGATACAAATAACCAGCATATCCATTACCTTCACTACGTGCTACGTTGGCCAACTTCTTATCGACGCG AGCAACAACGTTCGACGAACAGCCACCACGTTGAATTGGTACCGTTTTCCGACGAAAAAGGCACGCTACTTGGTGCTGATGATCATCATGTCGAATCGACCGACAAAATTAACCGCAGGCAAAGTTGTGGACGTATCGCTGGCTACGTTCACCGAC ATTATGAAGGCGTCAATGGGGTACTTAAACGTGTTACGAGGAGTCGTTTAA
- the LOC143428764 gene encoding odorant receptor 49b-like has translation MNKEIEYTSKYHNIRYKSDTEYVVRVAKILLIPVGIWPRNDSFLDNVKMFVQTGTMFSLMCFLLIPHAIYTYFDCENLSRYMKVIAAQVFSLLAIIKFCVIIINRRKVMICLTEMETQYRDVACEEDRLVMVNCARIGRSFTKLYLGLCYGGALPYHVILPLLSEKIVKSDNSTQLPLPYLSDYVFFVIEDSPIYEMTFALQILISSIILSANCGTYSLIVAITMHACSLFEVTNRRIEMLLRRTERDLHHRIVEIVRYHLKAIEYSTMVEQTLSVVFLSDIVGCTLVICFLEFGVIVEWEDRKTLNTATYFILMTAILVNVFIICFIGDRLKQQSEKVGETLYSVPWYNFPYGVTKNIRTIILRTSHPTSLTGAKLFNVSLQAFCDVFKTSAAYLNFFRAMTT, from the exons ATGAACAAGGAAATAGAATATACTTCGAAGTATCACAACATTCGCTACAAATCAGATACAGAATACGTGGTACGCGTTGCGAAGATTTTATTAATCCCAGTTGGGATTTGGCCCAGAAACGATTCGTTCCTGGACAACGTCAAGATGTTCGTCCAGACTGGTACGATGTTTTCTCTGATGTGTTTCCTTCTGATACCACACGCGATCTACACCTACTTCGACTGCGAGAATCTCTCGCGGTACATGAAAGTGATCGCAGCGCAAGTGTTCAGCTTGCTGGCGATCATCAAGTTCTGCGTGATAATCATCAACAGAAGGAAGGTGATGATTTGTTTGACGGAAATGGAGACGCAGTACAGAGACGTGGCGTGCGAGGAGGATCGACTGGTGATGGTGAACTGCGCGAGGATCGGCAGATCGTTCACGAAATTGTATCTTGGCCTTTGCTATGGCGGTGCTTTACCTTATCACGTGATTCTGCCGCTGTTGTCCGAGAAAATCGTGAAGTCGGACAACAGCACTCAATTGCCATTACCTTACCTGAGCGACTACGTCTTCTTCGTCATCGAGGACTCGCCCATCTACGAGATGACTTTCGCGCTGCAGATACTCATCAGCAGCATCATTCTGTCCGCTAATTGCGGCACTTATAGTCTGATCGTTGCCATCACGATGCACGCTTGCAGCCTCTTCGAAGTTACCAACAGGAGGATcgagatgcttcttagaaggactGAGAGGGATCTGCATCATCGTATTGTGGAGATCGTTCGATATCATCTGAAAGCAATCGA ATATTCCACGATGGTCGAGCAAACTTTAAGCGTTGTATTTCTATCTGATATAGTTGGGTGTACGTTGGTCATATGTTTCCTCGAATTTGGTGTAATTGTG GAGTGGGAGGATCGTAAAACATTGAACACAGCGACGTATTTTATTCTAATGACGGCCATTTTGGTGAACGTGTttataatatgtttcattggaGATCGTCTCAAGCAACAG AGCGAGAAAGTAGGAGAAACATTGTATTCTGTCCCGTGGTACAATTTTCCGTATGGCGTAACGAAGAATATAAGAACGATCATACTTAGAACTAGCCATCCAACGAGTTTGACTGGCGCAAAGTTGTTCAACGTCTCGTTGCAAGCGTTCTGCGAC GTTTTCAAAACTTCAGCCGCTTATTTAAACTTCTTTCGAGCAATGACAACGTGA
- the LOC143428765 gene encoding odorant receptor 43a-like yields MKIENTSNYRNVHYKSDTEYVVHVAKTLLTPIGIWPRNDSIPNTVILYTHTGVIFSLVCFLLVPHVIYTYFDCEDLTRYMNLIAAQVFSLLAVIKFWTMVVRRREIAFCLAELEIQYRDLESEEDRIVMINCARIGRFFTKLYLGLSYGGALPYHIILPLMSERIVREDNSTQIPLPYLSNYVFFVVEDSPIYEIIYVLQLVISSIILSTNCGIYSLIATITMHCCGLFEVTNRRLGTIVQQDKRGLRDRLVDVVRCHLKAIEYCETIEQALSTVFLSEMIGCTIILCFLEFGIITEWEDHQTLSTLTYVVLMTSIYVNVFIICFIGDRLKQQSERIGETTYFLPWYSFPEDVAKNMRTIMLRTSRPSNLTGAKLFDLSLQAFCDVFKTSASYLNFLRAMST; encoded by the exons ATGAAAATCGAAAACACCTCGAATTACAGAAACGTCCATTACAAATCGGACACTGAATACGTGGTGCACGTAGCAAAGACATTGCTGACGCCAATAGGGATCTGGCCTAGAAACGATTCCATTCCCAATACTGTCATTCTGTACACGCACACAGGCGTGATCTTTTCTCTGGTGTGTTTTCTGCTGGTACCGCACGTGATCTACACTTACTTCGACTGCGAGGATCTTACGAGATACATGAACCTGATCGCAGCGCAGGTATTCAGCCTTCTGGCGGTCATCAAGTTCTGGACGATGGTCGTTCGCAGAAGAGAGATCGCATTTTGCCTGGCAGAGCTCGAGATACAGTACAGAGACTTGGAGTCTGAAGAAGATAGAATCGTGATGATAAATTGCGCGAGAATCGGTCGTTTCTTCACCAAGTTGTACCTGGGCCTCTCTTATGGCGGCGCGTTGCCTTATCACATCATTTTGCCACTGATGTCAGAGAGAATCGTGAGAGAGGATAACAGCACTCAGATACCACTGCCTTACCTGAGCAACTATGTCTTCTTCGTCGTCGAGGATTCGCCAATTTACGAGATCATTTACGTTTTGCAACTAGTCATCAGCAGTATCATACTGTCCACTAATTGCGGGATTTACAGCTTGATCGCCACCATCACGATGCATTGCTGCGGCTTGTTCGAGGTTACCAATAGACGGCTGGGTACCATTGTTCAGCAGGACAAGCGAGGCCTTCGTGATCGTCTCGTTGACGTTGTTCGATGTCATCTGAAAGCAATCGA ATACTGCGAGACGATCGAGCAAGCTTTGAGCACCGTGTTTCTATCCGAGATGATTGGCTGCACTATTATTCTGTGTTTCTTAGAGTTTGGTATAATTACG GAATGGGAAGATCATCAGACTTTGAGCACGTTGACGTACGTCGTTTTGATGACGTCCATTTATGTAAACGTGTTCATAATATGCTTCATAGGTGATCGTCTTAAACAACAG AGCGAAAGAATTGGAGAGACGACGTACTTTCTACCGTGGTACAGCTTTCCAGAGGATGTGGCGAAGAACATGAGAACGATCATGCTTAGAACCAGTCGACCATCGAACTTGACTGGTGCTAAGCTGTTCGATCTCTCCCTTCAAGCATTTTGCGAC GTTTTTAAAACATCTGCAAGTTACTTGAATTTCTTGCGAGCAATGTCCACGTAA
- the LOC143428825 gene encoding aquaporin AQPAe.a: MEKDAQSKDSQSSMWAMQKGTTTMFIAEVVGTGALLFIGCMGSLGAMGPTPPPALQSSMAFGMTVNLLIMMLGHISGAHMNPAVTIGAVIVGVKSIPTGIVYVIAQFIGATAGYGLLMMITPPELFNDGYSNGSTGHCVTVIHPGVSITQAVLIEVLCTSLILCAACATWDPRCAHTTDSTAIRFGFSVVGISLAASPYTGCSMNPARTFGPAFWNGNWTNQWVYWFGPTVGALLGTYVYVLFFTEKIPDKPIDSLEFVEMKAVRTTSDYDDDINYTKLEKIKEEKLEFVHDK, translated from the exons ATGGAGAAGGACGCCCAAAGTAAAGACTCCCAGA GCTCGATGTGGGCCATGCAGAAGGGCACCACGACGATGTTCATCGCTGAGGTGGTGGGCACTGGGGCGCTCTTGTTCATCGGGTGCATGGGCTCCCTTGGTGCCATGGGACCCACGCCACCGCCCGCGTTGCAGTCTTCCATGGCGTTTGGTATGACTGTCAATCTTCTCATCATG ATGTTGGGCCACATAAGTGGTGCGCACATGAACCCGGCTGTTACGATAGGAGCAGTGATCGTGGGCGTCAAAAGCATCCCAACAGGCATCGTTTACGTGATAGCACAATTCATTGGAGCCACTGCGGGATACGGATTGCTAATG ATGATAACACCGCCCGAGTTGTTCAATGACGGCTACTCGAACGGATCGACAGGCCACTGCGTGACAGTCATTCATCCTGGGGTCAGTATAACTCAGGCAGTTCTGATCGAGGTCCTTTGCACGTCCCTCATACTTTGCGCTGCGTGTGCCACTTGGGACCCGAGATGCGCGCATACCACGGATTCCACTGCCATCAGATTCGGTTTCTCTGTTGTTGGGATTTCACTAGCAGCG AGTCCCTACACGGGTTGCAGTATGAATCCAGCGCGCACTTTTGGGCCCGCCTTCTGGAACGGGAACTGGACGAATCAATGG GTTTACTGGTTTGGACCGACCGTCGGTGCTTTACTCGGCACGTACGTCTACGTGTTGTTTTTCACGGAAAAGATCCCGGATAAACCGATCGATTCGCTCGAGTTCGTGGAGATGAAGGCGGTGAGGACAACTTCGGACTACGACGACGATATAAATTACACCAAGCTGGAGAAGATCAAAGAAGAGAAGCTCGAATTCGTGCATGATAAGTGA
- the LOC143429133 gene encoding protein lethal(2)essential for life isoform X2: protein MSVVPLIFRDWWDDFDRPVSRLMDQHFARGLNRDDLISRFSDLSLDRPMRSILRDRYYRPWRNVTRHHSSGSSTIQIDGKDNFQVILDVQQFSPEEITVKTVGNNVIVEAKHEERQDEHGFVSRHFVRRYVLPSSHDVTNITSSLSSDGVLTITAPKKGETPSGGERFIEIVKTGEPASKPVKIETTTEEK, encoded by the exons ATGTCGGTGGTGCCGTTGATATTTCGTGATTGGTGGGACGACTTCGATCGACCTGTGTCCCGTCTGATGGACCAGCATTTCGCCAGGGGGCTGAACCGAGACGACCTGATATCGCGGTTCTCCGATCTCAGCCTCGACAGACCAATGCGCTCGATACTTCGCGACAGGTACTACCGTCCGTGGAGGAACGTGACGCGTCACCACTCGAGCGGATCGAGCACGATTCAGATCGACGGCAAGGACAACTTCCAG GTAATACTGGACGTTCAACAATTCTCACCGGAAGAGATCACGGTGAAGACGGTCGGTAACAACGTTATTGTCGAAGCCAAACACGAGGAGAGGCAAGACGAACACGGATTCGTCAGCAGACACTTCGTGCGGAGATACGTCCTGCCCTCATCTCACGATGTGACCAATATTACCTCGAGCCTTTCTTCGGATGGCGTCCTAACTATCACGGCACCCAAAAAG GGCGAAACACCTAGCGGAGGCGAACGGTTCATCGAGATCGTGAAAACTGGAGAACCCGCGAGCAAACCCGTCAAAATAGAGACGACTACCGAGGAAAAGTAA
- the LOC143429133 gene encoding protein lethal(2)essential for life isoform X1, with the protein MSVVPLIFRDWWDDFDRPVSRLMDQHFARGLNRDDLISRFSDLSLDRPMRSILRDRYYRPWRNVTRHHSSGSSTIQIDGKDNFQVILDVQQFSPEEITVKTVGNNVIVEAKHEERQDEHGFVSRHFVRRYVLPSSHDVTNITSSLSSDGVLTITAPKKVTRRRSSANPSSGFACLFRKARERLVKWILSLSLFFLDVRFVFFFFFCIFLYFLYVCFIFDFVYFFLLSIPTFRVPLL; encoded by the exons ATGTCGGTGGTGCCGTTGATATTTCGTGATTGGTGGGACGACTTCGATCGACCTGTGTCCCGTCTGATGGACCAGCATTTCGCCAGGGGGCTGAACCGAGACGACCTGATATCGCGGTTCTCCGATCTCAGCCTCGACAGACCAATGCGCTCGATACTTCGCGACAGGTACTACCGTCCGTGGAGGAACGTGACGCGTCACCACTCGAGCGGATCGAGCACGATTCAGATCGACGGCAAGGACAACTTCCAG GTAATACTGGACGTTCAACAATTCTCACCGGAAGAGATCACGGTGAAGACGGTCGGTAACAACGTTATTGTCGAAGCCAAACACGAGGAGAGGCAAGACGAACACGGATTCGTCAGCAGACACTTCGTGCGGAGATACGTCCTGCCCTCATCTCACGATGTGACCAATATTACCTCGAGCCTTTCTTCGGATGGCGTCCTAACTATCACGGCACCCAAAAAGGTAACGAGAAGGCGCTCGTCGGCGAATCCGAGCAGTGGATTCGCCTGTCTGTTTCGCAAAGCTAGAGAGCGCCTAGTAAAATggatcctctctctttctcttttctttctagACGTtcgttttgtattttttttttttttttgtatttttttatattttttgtatGTTTGTTTTATATTTGACTTTGTGTACTTTTTTTTACTTTCAATTCCAACGTTCCGTGTGCCCTTGTTGTAG